A window of Accipiter gentilis chromosome 24, bAccGen1.1, whole genome shotgun sequence contains these coding sequences:
- the BMP15 gene encoding bone morphogenetic protein 15, with the protein MALLHPFTSLLLLLAVLLSRAANWSLLPPGSLPAVPPLPLLQALQMQAPGSWDWRAGPASGQPLRYMLNLYRHAADHEGRPRRGRSLGTNTVRLVQASSHGGQPWAGRWYAQPLTYRLEGQPDAEHLLRATVVYLPSLPLARGRLLCALELLATSEAPGALLSPAARPRHGWAEVDVTPYLVLGNGSAASLVLQHVCVRAGRAGGRDAPVAPSHPFLLLYLNDTQAGLAPPAAEPHRHRRDTGTLAHDLPSYLQEQGGEKSDCSLRPFPVSFAQLGWDHWIIAPHRYNPRYCKGTCPRLLRYDYHAPNHAVVQSFVHQLVDANVPRPSCVPYRYSPISVLMIERDGGILYKEYENMIAESCTCR; encoded by the exons ATGGCTTTGCTCCATCCCTtcaccagcctcctcctcctcctcgctgtgCTCCTTTCCCGGGCTGCAAACTGGTCTCTGCTGCCCCCCGGCTCCCTGCCTGCcgtcccccccctgccccttctgCAGGCCCTGCAAATGCAGGCACCAGGCAGCTGGGACTGGCGAGCGGGGCCAGCAAGTGGACAGCCCCTGCGCTATATGCTGAACCTGTACCGGCATGCCGCTGACCATGAAGGGCGACCCCGCCGTGGCCGCAGTCTCGGCACCAACACAGTCCGCCTGGTCCAGGCCAGTTCCCATGGGGGTCAGCCCTGGGCAG GTCGCTGGTATGCGCAGCCCCTCACCTACCGCCTGGAGGGCCAGCCTGATGCCGAGCACCTTCTCCGAGCCACCGTGGTCTACCTGCCCAGCCTGCCGCTGGCCCGTGGTCGCCTCCTCTGTGCCCTGGAGCTGCTGGCCACCAGTGAGGCACCTggggctctgctcagccctgctgcccgTCCCCGCCATGGCTGGGCCGAAGTGGATGTCACCCCTTACCTGGTGCTGGGGAATGGCAGTGCGGCAAGCCTGGTGCTGCAGCACGTCTGTGTGCGTGCCGGTCGGGCAGGGGGCCGCGATGCCCCAGTGGCCCCCAgccaccccttcctcctcctctaccTCAACGACACCCAGGCTGGCCTGGCACCTCCAGCGGCAGAGCCCCACCGGCACCGGCGTGACACAGGGACACTGGCCCATGACCTGCCCAGCTacctgcaggagcagggaggggagaagagtgACTGTTCCCTGCGCCCCTTCCCTGTCAGCTTtgcccagctgggctgggaccaCTGGATCATTGCTCCCCACCGCTACAACCCGCGTTACTGCAAGGGCACCTGTCCCCGCCTGCTCCGCTATGACTACCATGCACCCAACCATGCCGTGGTGCAGAGCTTTGTCCATCAGCTGGTGGATGCCAACGTGCCCCGGCCCTCCTGTGTCCCCTACCGCTACAGCCCCATCAGTGTCCTCATGATCGAGCGCGACGGTGGCATCCTCTACAAGGAGTATGAGAACATGATTGCTGAGTCCTGTACCTGCCGGTAA
- the LEAP2 gene encoding liver-expressed antimicrobial peptide 2, whose amino-acid sequence MAASASAPVAPDTGRGGRASGAPHAPLSTATGLVLLLSLLLLLPSSLQEPQGSGGHAAPRLPRMTPFWRMVGSRPLGAHCRHSLECVTRACRAGRCAPPQYEC is encoded by the exons ATGGCAGCCTCAGCCTCAGCCCCAGTCGCACCGGACACTGGCCGAGGTGGCAGGGCCAGCGGGGCCCCCCATGCCCCCCTGAGCACTGCCACCGGCCTggtgctgctcctctccctcctcttgctTCTCCCAAGCTCCCTCCAG GAGCCCCAGGGGTCAGGGGGGCACGCGGCCCCCCGGCTGCCCCGCATGACGCCGTTCTGGAGGATGGTGGGCAGTAGACCCCTGGGTGCCCACTGCCGGCACAGCCTCGAGTGCGTCACCAGGGCCTGCAG GGCCGGGCGCTGTGCCCCACCACAGTATGAGTGCTGA